The window CCCGCAGGCCGTCCTGGCCGAGCAGCCGCAGAACCCCGCCCAGACCACCCCGGCGGCCCCCACGGCGGCCCCCAAGGCCTCCGGCAGGGCCTCCGCGCAGCCCGCCGCGGGTACCGCGGCGAGCCCCTCGCCGCGGCGCTGACCCGCCCGCCGACCGGCCGGTGGCTGCCCCCGTGGCCGCCCCCTTCGGTCCCGTCGGCCGGGCCCGGAATATCCCGGAACGCGACCCGGTTTGGGAAGAAGCGACCGGTCCTGGCAGACTGGTACGTCGGTCCCGGTTCACGTGCGGCATTCAAGCCGCCGACCCGGTGCCCTCCCGAACCTAGGAGATCCCCTTGAAGCCCAACGTTCACCCCGAGTACGTGGTCACCCATGTGACCTGCACCTGCGGCGCCGAGTTCACCACCCGCTCGACCGAGACCAGTGGCGAGATCCGCGCCGAGGTCTGCTCGCAGTGCCACCCGTTCTACACCGGCAAGCAGAAGATCCTCGACACCGGTGGCCGCGTGGCCCGCTTCGAGGCCCGCTTCGGCAAGCAGCACAGCGCGAAGGCCTAGCGCTCCCTCGGCGCCGGTTTCCGGTGCCCCCGTACTCGTTCCGGGGGCGCTGGAGACCGGCGCCGTTCGCGTCCCACGACTCGTCCGTGTCATCCCTCCACCGGTTCCCAGGGAAGAAGGCCCCTTCATGTTCGAGGCAGTCGAAGAGCTCCTCGTCGAGCACGCCGACCTCGAAACGAGGCTGGCCGACCCCTCCGTCCACGCCGACCAGGCCAACGCGCGCAAGCTCGCCAAGCGGTACGCCGAGCTGACGCCGATCACCCGGGTCTACCGGGCCTGGCGCCAGGCCGGCGAGGACATCGAGGCAGCGCGCGAACTCGCCGCCGAAGAGCCGGAGTTCCTCGCCGAGGTGAAGGACTCCGAGGCCCGGCGCGAGGAGCTGACCGAGGAGCTGCGCCTGCTGCTCGTCCCGCGTGACCCGAACGACGACAAGGACGTCATCCTGGAGATCAAGGCGGGTGAGGGCGGCGAGGAGTCGGCGCTCTTCGCCGGCGACCTGCTCCGGATGTACCTGCGCTTCGCCGAGCGGATCGGCTGGAAGACCGAGATCATCGACGCCAACGAGTCCGACCTCGGCGGCTACAAGGACGTCTCGGTGGCCGTGAAGACCAGGGGCAGCACCGAGCCCGGCCAGGGCGTCTGGGCCAAGCTGAAGTACGAGGGCGGCGTCCACCGCGTGCAGCGCGTCCCCGCCACCGAGTCGCAGGGCCGCATCCACACCTCCGCGGCCGGCGTGCTGGTCACCCCCGAGGCCGAGGAGGTCGAGGTCGAGATCGTGGCCAACGACCTGCGGATCGACGTCTACCGTTCGTCCGGTCCCGGCGGGCAGTCCGTCAACACCACCGACTCGGCGGTCCGGATCACCCACCTCCCGACCGGTATCGTGGCGTCCTGCCAGAACGAGAAGAGCCAGCTGCAGAACAAGGAGCAGGCGATGCGCATCCTGCGTTCGCGGCTGCTGGCCGCCGCGCAGGAGGAGGCCGAGCGGGAGGCCTCGGACGCGCGTCGCAGCCAGGTCCGCACGGTGGACCGCTCCGAGCGCATCCGCACCTACAACTACCCCGAGAACCGCATCTCGGACCACCGCACGGGCTTCAAGTCCTACAACCTGGACCAGGTCCTGGACGGCGAGCTGAACGCGGTGATCCAGTCCTGCGTGGACACGGACGCCGAGGCCAAGCTCGCCGCGGCCCAGCAGAACTGAGACCGGCCTCCGGGCCCGAATGCACCAGAGAAGCCGCAGCGCAGAAACAAGAGGTCGTTCGTGAACCTGCTGCTTGCCGAGGTGGCCCAGGCCACCCAGCGGTTGGCCGCGGCCGGCGTGCCGTCGCCGCGCTTCGACGCGGAGGAGCTGGCCGCGCACGTCCACAGCGTGAAGCGCAGCCAGCTGCACACGGTGAAGGACGCGGACTTCGACGCCCGGTACTGGGAGGCCGTCTCCCGCCGCGAGGCGCGTGAACCGCTGCAGCACATCACCGGCCGCGCGTTCTTCCGCTACCTGGAGCTGGCGGTCGGCCCGGGCGTCTTCGTGCCCCGCCCGGAGACCGAGTCGGTCGTGGAGTGGGCCATAGACGCCGTCCGCGACATGGACGTCGCCGAGCCGCTGGTGGTCGACCTCTGCTCCGGCTCGGGGGCCATCGCGCTCGCCCTCGCCCAGGAGCTGCCGCGCTCCACGGTGCACGCCTTCGAGCTGGACGAGGGTGCGCTGCGGTACACCCGGCGCAACATCGAGGCCAGCTCCGACCGGGCCCGGGTCACCCTGCACGCCGGCGACGCCACCAAGGCCTTCGAGGACGACCGTTCCTGGGACGGCCGCTTCGACCTGGTGATCTCCAACCCGCCGTACATCCCGCTCACCGAGTGGGAGTACGTCGCCCCCGAGGCCCGCGACCACGATCCGCAGATGTCGCTGTTCTCCGGCGAGGACGGGCTGGACACCATCCGCGGCATCGAGCGGGTCGCCGCCCGCCTGCTGCGCCCGGGCGGCGCCGTGGTCATCGAGCACGCCGACACCCAGGGCGGCCAGGTGCCGTGGATCTTCAACGAGGAAGGCGGGTGGACGGACACCGCCGACCACCGCGACCTCAACAACCGGCCCCGCTTCACGACGGCCCGAAGGGTCTCGCTGTGAACACCCGGTGCACCACCACCGGGCGCGGAGCCGCGCTGTGAACGCCGTCATGAGTCATCTCGGAAGGGGACCGCACCGATGAGCCGCCGCTACGACTGTGCCGATGCCGGAGACCGCGCCACCGGTCTGCGCGAGGCCGCCTCGGCCATCCGCCGCGGCGAAATCGTCGTGCTGCCCACCGACACCCTGTACGGGGTCGGCGCCGACGCCTTCTCGCCGGAGGCCGTCGCCGCACTGCTGGCCGCCAAGGGCCGGGGCCGCAACATGCCCTCGCCCGTCCTGGTGGGCTCGCCGACCACCCTGCACGGACTCGTCACGGACTTCTCCGAGCAGGCCTGGGAGCTCGTCGACGCCTTCTGGCCGGGCGGGCTGACCCTGGTCGCCAAGCACCAGCCCTCGCTGCGCTGGGACCTCGGCGAGACCCGCGGCACGGTCGCCGTCCGGATGCCGCTGCACCCGGTCGCGATCGAGCTGCTGAACGCCACCGGCCCGCTCGCCGTCTCCAGCGCCAACCTGACCGGCGGCCCGTCCCCCGCCACCTGCGACGAGGCCCAGCAGCAGCTCGGCGACGCGATCTCCGTCTACCTGGACGGCGGCCGGGCCGACCACGCCGTCGCCTCCTCCATCGTCGACGTCACGGGCAAGGTCCCGGTCCTGCTGCGGGCCGGCGCGATCAGCGCCGAGCAGCTGAGGGAGGTCGTCCCCGACCTGGAGGCCGGCAGTTGACGACCGCCTCCCTCCACTCCGGGCCCGGCATATCGCCGTACCTGAGCGTGGGCCCCAGGCCGCTGGACCACTTCCGCATCCTGTTCGTCTGCACCGGGAACATCTGCCGCTCGCCGATCGCCGAGCGGCTCACCCGGCGTGAACTGGACACCCGGCTCAGCCCCCGGGTGGCCGGCCGGATCCTGGTGGAGAGCGCCGGCACCTGGGGCCACGTGGGCGCGCCGATGGAGGACCACGCCGCCACGGTGCTGGACGAGTACGGCGCCGACAGCGGCGGCTTCGCCGGCCGCGAGCTGCTCGACGAGCACGTGGTCGAGGCCGACCTGGTGCTCACCGCGACCCTGGACCACCGCGCCCAGGTGATCTCGATGGGTCACGAGGCGGGGCTTCGCACCTTCACCCTGAAGGAGTTCACCCGCCTGGTCCGGACGATAGACCCGGGCACCCTGCCCGATCCGCGCCGCGGCGCCGACGTCACCGAGCGGGCCCGCGCCCTGGTCCGGGCCGCGGCCGCGCTGCGCGGCTGGCTGCTCGCCGCCAGCCCGGAGTCCGACGAGGTCCACGACCCGTACGGCGCGCCGATCGGCATGTTCCGCAACTGCGGCGAGGAGATATTCGACGCGGTGGACCCGGTGGTCACCGCCCTCACCGGCATGCCCTCCCCGCGCTCCGTGCGGTGAGCCGCCGCCAGCCCCCGGGCCGGCGCCGCCCGGGCGGGTGCATCGGGTCCGCGTCGGCAGGCCGCGGGCGGGGCCCGGTCCTACGCTGGAGGCACCTGCCCGACGCTGCCCGGGAGCTCCGCCATGACCGTCACCGATGCCGCGACCGGTTCCTCCGAGACGACGGGGCGGTGGGCGTCCGAAGCGCTGCGCCGGGCCGACCCGCAGCTGGCCGATCTGCTGGCCGCCGAGGCCGAGCGCCGCGCCGAGACGATCCAGCTGCTGGCGGGGGAGAACCTCACCGATCCGGCCGTCCTGGCCGCCCTGGGCGGCCCGCTGATCGACAAGTACGCCGAGGGCTACCCCGGACGGCGCCACCACACCGGCTGCGCCCTGGCGGACGCCGCCGAGCTGCTGGCGATCGACCGGGCCCGTCAGCTGTTCGCCGCCCCGCACGCCAACGTCCAGCCCCGCTCGGCCACTTCGGCGATGCTGGCGGCGTACGCCGCGCTGCTGCGCCCCGGTGACGTGGTGCTGGCGATGTCGCTGGAGCACGGCGGCCACCTGAGTTGCGGCTCGCGCGCCAACTTCTCGGGCCGCTGGTTCGAGTTCATCGGCTACGGGGTGCGCGAGGACGACGGTCTGATCGACCTCGACCAGGTCCGCGAGCTCGCCCGCCGGCACCGGCCGAAGGCCATCGTGGCCGGCTCGATCTCCCACCCCCGGCACCCGGACTGGGCGGCCTTCCGGGCGATCGCCGAAGAGGTGGACGCCTATCTGATCGCCTCGGTCGCCCAGACCACCGGCCTGGTCGCGGCCGGTGTGGCGCCGTCCCCGCTGCCGTACGCGGACGTCACCGTGGCCGCCACCCACAAGCTGCTCCGCGGCCCGCGCGGCGGCCTGCTGCTCTCCACCGCCGAGCTGGCCGAGCGGATCGACCGGGCGGTCTTCCCGTTCAGCCAGGGCGGCGCCGCGATGAACGAGGTGGCCGGCAAGGCCGTCGCGTTCGCCCGGGCGGGCACCCCCGAGTACCGCGCCTACGCCCACCGCACGGTCGCGGGGGCGCGGGTGCTGGCGACGGGGCTCGCGGAGGCCGGGATGCGCCCGTTGACCGGCGGTACCGACACCCACCTGGTGACGGCCGACGTCCGACCGCTCGGGGTCAGCGGGGCCGAGGCCGAGCGCCGCTGCGCCGCCGCCGGTCTGCTGCTCGGCAAGTGCGCGCTGCCGTACGACTCCGCGCCGCCGTCCGAGGCCTCCGGGATCCGGCTCGGCAGCGGGACCGTCACCACCCAGGGCATGGGGGAGGCCGAGCTGGCCGAGATCGCCGCACTGGTCGGTCGCCTGCTCGTCGAGGGCACGGACGTCCGGATCGGGGCCCGGGTCCGTGAGCTGGCGGGCGCCTTCGCCGCCCCGGGCCGGGGGGCGTCGCACTCTCCTACCCGGTAGGGCGAACCGCGATGCACGCGCCGGGCGTCCGACTCAATAAGGTGTGTGCCGTGGCGACGCACCTCGAACCCCGGACAGGCACGGGAGTACCTTCGGTACCGACCCGTCGGACAGTGACGCAGGAGGCCAGTGGTGCGTGAGTATCTGCTGGTGCTGTTCTGCACTGCGGCCGTCACCTATCTGCTGACCGGCCCGGTCCGGAAGTTCGCGATCGCGGCCGGCGCGATGCCGCCGGTCCGCGCCCGTGACGTGCACCGCGAGCCCACGCCCCGGCTGGGCGGCATCGCCATGTTCGGCGGGCTCTGCGCGGGCATCCTGGTCGCCTCCCAACTGGACAACCTCAGCAAGGTGTTCTCGCAGGGCACCGACATCCGCGCGCTGCTCTCTGGCGCCGGGATCATGTGGCTGCTCGGCGTGCTCGACGACAAGTGGGGCGTGGACGCCCTGGTCAAGCTGGGCGGTCAGATGATCGCCGCCGGTGTGATGGTCTGGCAGGGCGTCACCGTGATCACCCTGCCGGTGCCCGGCGTCGGTGCGGTCGCGGTCAGCCCCACCCAGGGCATGGTCATCTCGGTCACCATGGTCGTCGTCATGGTCAACGCGGTGAACTTCATCGACGGCCTGGACGGTCTGGCCGGCGGCATGGTCTGCATCGCCGCGATGGCGTTCTTCCTCTACTCGTACCGGCTCTGGTACGGCTACACGATCACCGACGCGGCGCCCGCCGTGCTGTTCAGCGTGCTGCTGATCGGGATGTGCCTGGGCTTCCTGGCGCACAACCTGCACCCGGCGCGGATCTTCATGGGCGACTCCGGCTCGATGATGCTCGGCCTGATGCTGGCCGTCGCCGCGATCTCCATCACCGGCCGGGTCGACCCGGACCTCATCACCAGCGAGACCGGTTCGCAGACCGCCACCGTGCACGCCCTGGTCCCGATCTACATCCCGCTGCTGCTGCCGCTGACCGTCATCGCGCTGCCGCTGGCCGACCTGCTGCTCGCCGTGGTGCGCCGCACCTGGGCCGGCCAGTCGCCGTTCGCCGCGGACAAGCGGCACCTGCACCACCGGCTCCTCCAGGTCGGCCACTCGCACAGCCGGGCGGTCCTGATCATGTACTTCTGGGCCGCGCTGATCGCCTTCGGCACCGTGGCCTTCTCGGTCACCAACACCGGCCGCACCGTGGCCCTCACGCTGGCCGGGCTCTGCCTGGTCGGCCTGGTGGTGCTGCTCACCCCGCGCTTCCGCCCGCGCGCGCCGCGGGCCGTGCAGGCCTTCGTGCCGCCGCGCTACCGGCGCCGCAAGCCGGCCCGCGCCGCCGCACCGGTCGCCGAGGGCGAGGCCCCGGCCGCCGCCGCGGCCGCCTCGGAGCCGATGGCCGAGCTCTCCGCGAAGGACAAGGAGCTGCTCGGCGGCCTGGGCAAGGGGGGCTCGTCGGCGGTCGGCGGCCGGGGTCACGGCAGCGGTCGCGGCCACTAGTCCGAACGGCGGGTCCGACACCTGACACGTCGTCAAGGTGGTTCACCCGTACGGAGGCACCCTTGGGCCGTCAGTGTGACAGGTGCCACACAAACATGGTAAAGCTCTCATCAAATAGTTTGTGATACCGTTCACGAGTACCGAGAACACGCCGAAAGACCTGACAGGTGGAGGACTTCCGTCCCCGGTCGGTCTCCCTCGACGGACTCGCCGCAGAGCGGCCGGTCCACGGCGGTCCCTTGGTCGGTACCACCACCACGTTCTGTGCCCGTCCCCCTGCCACATCGACATGCCGCCGGAGCTGCCGACATGCCGTCCAACGACGCCCGGATCCTCCGAGGCGCCGCGATCCCCACTGCGGTCGCCGGAGTCATCGCCATGGCGATCTCATTCGCCGTCGCAGGTGGCAAGGGACTGCTCGGCGCCTTCTTCGGCGCGCTGCTGGTGGTGGCGTTCTTCAGCTTCGGCCAGGTCGCCCTCGACCGGCTGACCAGGTCG of the Kitasatospora sp. NBC_01246 genome contains:
- the rpmE gene encoding 50S ribosomal protein L31, with the protein product MKPNVHPEYVVTHVTCTCGAEFTTRSTETSGEIRAEVCSQCHPFYTGKQKILDTGGRVARFEARFGKQHSAKA
- the prfA gene encoding peptide chain release factor 1, with the translated sequence MFEAVEELLVEHADLETRLADPSVHADQANARKLAKRYAELTPITRVYRAWRQAGEDIEAARELAAEEPEFLAEVKDSEARREELTEELRLLLVPRDPNDDKDVILEIKAGEGGEESALFAGDLLRMYLRFAERIGWKTEIIDANESDLGGYKDVSVAVKTRGSTEPGQGVWAKLKYEGGVHRVQRVPATESQGRIHTSAAGVLVTPEAEEVEVEIVANDLRIDVYRSSGPGGQSVNTTDSAVRITHLPTGIVASCQNEKSQLQNKEQAMRILRSRLLAAAQEEAEREASDARRSQVRTVDRSERIRTYNYPENRISDHRTGFKSYNLDQVLDGELNAVIQSCVDTDAEAKLAAAQQN
- the prmC gene encoding peptide chain release factor N(5)-glutamine methyltransferase, giving the protein MNLLLAEVAQATQRLAAAGVPSPRFDAEELAAHVHSVKRSQLHTVKDADFDARYWEAVSRREAREPLQHITGRAFFRYLELAVGPGVFVPRPETESVVEWAIDAVRDMDVAEPLVVDLCSGSGAIALALAQELPRSTVHAFELDEGALRYTRRNIEASSDRARVTLHAGDATKAFEDDRSWDGRFDLVISNPPYIPLTEWEYVAPEARDHDPQMSLFSGEDGLDTIRGIERVAARLLRPGGAVVIEHADTQGGQVPWIFNEEGGWTDTADHRDLNNRPRFTTARRVSL
- a CDS encoding L-threonylcarbamoyladenylate synthase gives rise to the protein MSRRYDCADAGDRATGLREAASAIRRGEIVVLPTDTLYGVGADAFSPEAVAALLAAKGRGRNMPSPVLVGSPTTLHGLVTDFSEQAWELVDAFWPGGLTLVAKHQPSLRWDLGETRGTVAVRMPLHPVAIELLNATGPLAVSSANLTGGPSPATCDEAQQQLGDAISVYLDGGRADHAVASSIVDVTGKVPVLLRAGAISAEQLREVVPDLEAGS
- a CDS encoding arsenate reductase/protein-tyrosine-phosphatase family protein, yielding MSPYLSVGPRPLDHFRILFVCTGNICRSPIAERLTRRELDTRLSPRVAGRILVESAGTWGHVGAPMEDHAATVLDEYGADSGGFAGRELLDEHVVEADLVLTATLDHRAQVISMGHEAGLRTFTLKEFTRLVRTIDPGTLPDPRRGADVTERARALVRAAAALRGWLLAASPESDEVHDPYGAPIGMFRNCGEEIFDAVDPVVTALTGMPSPRSVR
- the glyA gene encoding serine hydroxymethyltransferase, with protein sequence MTVTDAATGSSETTGRWASEALRRADPQLADLLAAEAERRAETIQLLAGENLTDPAVLAALGGPLIDKYAEGYPGRRHHTGCALADAAELLAIDRARQLFAAPHANVQPRSATSAMLAAYAALLRPGDVVLAMSLEHGGHLSCGSRANFSGRWFEFIGYGVREDDGLIDLDQVRELARRHRPKAIVAGSISHPRHPDWAAFRAIAEEVDAYLIASVAQTTGLVAAGVAPSPLPYADVTVAATHKLLRGPRGGLLLSTAELAERIDRAVFPFSQGGAAMNEVAGKAVAFARAGTPEYRAYAHRTVAGARVLATGLAEAGMRPLTGGTDTHLVTADVRPLGVSGAEAERRCAAAGLLLGKCALPYDSAPPSEASGIRLGSGTVTTQGMGEAELAEIAALVGRLLVEGTDVRIGARVRELAGAFAAPGRGASHSPTR
- a CDS encoding MraY family glycosyltransferase, with product MREYLLVLFCTAAVTYLLTGPVRKFAIAAGAMPPVRARDVHREPTPRLGGIAMFGGLCAGILVASQLDNLSKVFSQGTDIRALLSGAGIMWLLGVLDDKWGVDALVKLGGQMIAAGVMVWQGVTVITLPVPGVGAVAVSPTQGMVISVTMVVVMVNAVNFIDGLDGLAGGMVCIAAMAFFLYSYRLWYGYTITDAAPAVLFSVLLIGMCLGFLAHNLHPARIFMGDSGSMMLGLMLAVAAISITGRVDPDLITSETGSQTATVHALVPIYIPLLLPLTVIALPLADLLLAVVRRTWAGQSPFAADKRHLHHRLLQVGHSHSRAVLIMYFWAALIAFGTVAFSVTNTGRTVALTLAGLCLVGLVVLLTPRFRPRAPRAVQAFVPPRYRRRKPARAAAPVAEGEAPAAAAAASEPMAELSAKDKELLGGLGKGGSSAVGGRGHGSGRGH